The Saccharopolyspora gloriosae genome has a segment encoding these proteins:
- the glf gene encoding UDP-galactopyranose mutase, giving the protein MSFAGYDLIVVGSGFFGLTIAERAATQLDKRVLVLDKRDHIGGNAYSEPEPETGIEVHRYGAHLFHTSNKRVWDYVNRFTDFTDYQHRVFTRHEGQIYSFPMNLGLLGQFFGRAFSPDEAKALVAEQAAEIKTSDAENLEEKAISLIGRPLYEAFVRGYTAKQWQTDPKQLPPSIITRLPVRYNFNNRYFNDTYEGLPVDGYTAWLEKMAEHPNIDVRLSTDYFDVRGELPADAPVVYTGPLDRYFDYSEGELSWRTLDFEPEVVATGDYQGAPVMNYADEEVPYTRIHEFRHFHPEREHKHPKDKTVIVREYSRAAESGDEPYYPINTADDRAKLEAYRERAKAEAKERKVLFGGRLGTYKYLDMHMAIGSALSMFDNKLTPYFTEGRLLDGSLED; this is encoded by the coding sequence GTGAGCTTCGCAGGCTATGACCTGATCGTTGTTGGTTCCGGATTCTTCGGACTGACGATCGCAGAGCGCGCCGCCACCCAGCTGGACAAGCGGGTGCTGGTGCTGGACAAACGTGACCACATCGGCGGCAACGCCTATTCGGAACCGGAACCGGAAACCGGTATCGAGGTGCACCGCTATGGCGCGCACCTGTTCCACACCTCGAACAAACGAGTGTGGGACTACGTGAACCGGTTCACGGATTTCACCGATTACCAGCATCGGGTGTTCACCCGACATGAGGGACAGATTTACTCGTTCCCGATGAACTTGGGCCTGCTCGGCCAGTTCTTCGGTCGCGCGTTCTCCCCGGACGAGGCGAAGGCACTGGTCGCCGAACAGGCCGCGGAGATCAAGACGTCCGACGCGGAGAACCTCGAGGAGAAGGCGATCTCCCTGATCGGCCGCCCGCTGTACGAGGCCTTCGTGCGCGGGTACACGGCCAAGCAGTGGCAGACCGACCCGAAGCAGCTGCCGCCGTCGATCATCACTCGGCTGCCGGTGCGCTACAACTTCAACAACCGCTACTTCAACGACACCTACGAGGGTCTTCCGGTCGACGGCTACACGGCCTGGCTGGAGAAGATGGCGGAGCACCCGAACATCGACGTCCGTCTCAGCACGGACTACTTCGACGTGCGCGGTGAGCTGCCCGCCGACGCGCCCGTGGTGTACACCGGTCCGCTGGACCGCTACTTCGACTACTCGGAGGGCGAGCTGAGCTGGCGCACCCTCGACTTCGAGCCGGAGGTCGTGGCGACTGGTGATTACCAGGGCGCACCGGTGATGAACTACGCGGACGAAGAGGTGCCCTACACCCGGATCCACGAGTTCCGGCACTTCCACCCGGAGCGGGAGCACAAGCACCCGAAGGACAAGACGGTCATCGTGCGGGAGTACTCCCGTGCGGCGGAGAGCGGTGACGAGCCGTACTACCCGATCAACACCGCCGATGACCGGGCGAAGCTCGAGGCGTACCGGGAGCGGGCGAAGGCCGAGGCCAAGGAGCGCAAGGTGCTCTTCGGCGGTCGGCTGGGCACCTACAAGTACCTCGATATGCACATGGCGATCGGCTCGGCGTTGAGCATGTTCGACAACAAGCTCACCCCCTATTTCACCGAGGGCCGCCTCCTGGACGGCTCGCTGGAGGACTGA
- a CDS encoding phosphatase PAP2 family protein yields MAAEPTTTTPGAASAEEREFIPGTWEPVPEVTTETLALRKVQGALAKPPVVKAARAMSLFGEHAAGWLAIGAVGALVDRKRRGEWVAATAGVAFAHGASIGVKRVVRRSRPGDPQVQVLVGTPSKLSFPSSHATSTTTAAVLYGGLLGKRLTPALVPPMMVSRMVLGVHYPSDVLAGSALGGAVALGVRRFMRRRRNRG; encoded by the coding sequence GTGGCTGCTGAACCGACTACGACGACTCCCGGCGCTGCGAGCGCCGAGGAGCGGGAGTTCATCCCCGGCACCTGGGAACCGGTGCCGGAAGTCACCACCGAGACGCTCGCCCTGCGCAAGGTGCAGGGCGCGCTGGCGAAGCCGCCGGTGGTCAAGGCGGCCCGCGCGATGTCGCTGTTCGGCGAGCACGCGGCCGGGTGGCTGGCGATCGGCGCCGTGGGCGCGCTGGTGGACCGCAAGCGGCGCGGCGAGTGGGTCGCGGCGACGGCGGGCGTAGCCTTCGCGCACGGGGCGTCGATCGGCGTGAAGCGGGTCGTGCGGCGTAGCCGCCCTGGTGACCCGCAGGTCCAGGTGCTGGTCGGGACGCCGAGCAAGCTCAGCTTCCCGTCCTCGCACGCGACGTCGACGACGACGGCGGCGGTCCTCTACGGCGGACTGCTGGGCAAGCGGCTGACTCCGGCGCTGGTGCCGCCGATGATGGTCAGCCGGATGGTTCTGGGGGTGCATTACCCGAGCGACGTTCTCGCCGGTTCAGCGCTCGGCGGTGCCGTGGCGCTGGGCGTCCGGCGGTTCATGAGACGGCGGAGGAACCGTGGCTGA
- a CDS encoding glycosyltransferase has translation MTDRTPDESSAAAKRAETGPAAAGESKVSDVTSVRSGGRRKVAPEQVLQRVVFPRSEDPLDVRALYIDEPQTGATSVVSRRSIKVPAHSKISLASYFNAFPASYWKRWTKVDEVVLRLKVKGAGRLDVYRSKANGDSVHLEGAPVASPKAWTWLEFRVSLKPFEDGGWIWFDLFTNDGALEIDEAAWTTDVELPRQRVVVGTTTIRPADCITALQTLGEDPQVLEVVEKVVVADQGGQKIRDTEGFELAAERLGDKLQVIEQANIGGSGGFTRVMYEGVYNSDAEQVLLMDDDIALEPDGVLRANAFARAASHPVIVGGHMLNLQARSRLHSMGEVVDVGVGIWRPAPGAVTDYDFAKTPLRKSKKLHKRIDANYNGWWMCLIPREVIERTGLPLPLFIKHDDSEYSLRAGGHGFPTVTLPGAAIWHMPWTDKDDATDWTAYFHTRNRLILAALHSPEEVRQVLVKQGLKLTLRHLLSMEYSTVAVQQKAIEDFMAGPGDLFDSLHTARPDVLELRKHYDDAKTLSSAREFPPPSADPIMAEGLLKPPVNPAVIAARASKALLHNLKEPDQTAGERPQLNIPADSARWFLLGALDSATVSNADGSGVSFRRRDPEEFRRLGLRALANYRKLAREWPRLREVYRAALPELTSPESWKQAFDKK, from the coding sequence GTGACCGACCGGACCCCCGATGAGTCTTCGGCCGCCGCGAAGCGCGCCGAGACCGGCCCCGCCGCAGCGGGCGAGAGCAAAGTCAGCGACGTGACCTCGGTCCGCTCCGGCGGCCGCCGCAAGGTCGCGCCCGAGCAGGTCCTGCAACGCGTGGTGTTCCCGCGCAGCGAGGACCCGCTGGACGTGCGCGCGCTCTACATCGACGAGCCGCAGACCGGCGCGACCAGCGTCGTGAGCCGGCGTTCGATCAAGGTGCCCGCGCACTCCAAGATCTCGCTGGCGTCCTACTTCAACGCCTTCCCCGCCAGCTACTGGAAGCGGTGGACGAAGGTCGACGAGGTGGTGCTGCGGCTGAAGGTCAAGGGGGCCGGTCGGCTCGACGTCTACCGCTCGAAGGCCAACGGCGACAGCGTGCACCTGGAAGGTGCGCCGGTCGCCAGCCCGAAGGCCTGGACGTGGCTGGAGTTCCGGGTCTCGCTGAAGCCGTTCGAGGACGGCGGCTGGATCTGGTTCGACCTGTTCACCAACGACGGCGCGCTGGAAATCGACGAGGCGGCCTGGACCACCGACGTCGAGCTGCCGCGCCAGCGGGTCGTGGTGGGCACCACCACGATCCGGCCTGCCGACTGCATCACCGCGCTGCAGACGCTGGGGGAGGACCCCCAGGTGCTGGAAGTGGTGGAGAAGGTCGTCGTGGCCGACCAGGGCGGCCAGAAGATCCGCGACACCGAGGGCTTCGAACTGGCCGCCGAGCGGCTCGGCGACAAGCTCCAGGTGATCGAGCAGGCCAACATCGGCGGCTCCGGCGGGTTCACCCGCGTCATGTACGAGGGCGTGTACAACTCGGACGCCGAGCAGGTCCTGCTCATGGACGACGACATCGCCCTGGAACCGGACGGGGTGCTGCGCGCGAACGCGTTCGCCCGCGCCGCCTCGCACCCGGTGATCGTGGGCGGCCACATGCTGAACCTGCAGGCCCGCTCGCGGCTGCACAGCATGGGCGAGGTCGTCGACGTCGGTGTGGGCATCTGGCGCCCGGCGCCGGGCGCGGTCACCGACTACGACTTCGCGAAGACTCCGCTGCGCAAGAGCAAGAAGCTGCACAAGCGGATCGACGCGAACTACAACGGCTGGTGGATGTGCCTGATCCCGCGTGAGGTCATCGAGCGCACCGGGCTGCCGCTGCCGTTGTTCATCAAGCACGACGACTCCGAATACTCGTTGCGCGCCGGTGGCCACGGCTTCCCGACGGTGACGTTGCCCGGCGCGGCGATCTGGCACATGCCGTGGACCGACAAGGACGACGCCACGGACTGGACCGCCTACTTCCACACCCGCAACCGGCTGATCCTGGCCGCGCTGCACAGCCCGGAAGAGGTGCGGCAGGTCCTGGTCAAGCAGGGCCTGAAGCTGACGCTGCGGCACCTGCTGTCGATGGAGTACTCCACGGTGGCGGTGCAGCAGAAGGCCATCGAGGACTTCATGGCCGGGCCGGGCGACCTGTTCGACTCGCTGCACACGGCGCGTCCGGACGTGCTGGAGCTGCGCAAGCACTACGACGACGCGAAGACGCTGTCCTCGGCTCGCGAGTTCCCGCCGCCGTCGGCGGACCCGATCATGGCGGAGGGCCTGCTGAAGCCGCCGGTGAACCCGGCGGTCATCGCGGCGCGGGCGTCGAAGGCGCTGCTGCACAACCTCAAGGAGCCGGACCAGACGGCGGGTGAGCGGCCGCAGCTGAACATCCCGGCCGACAGCGCCCGCTGGTTCCTGCTCGGCGCGCTGGACAGCGCGACGGTGTCCAACGCCGACGGCAGTGGCGTGTCGTTCCGCCGCCGCGACCCCGAGGAGTTCCGCAGGCTCGGGCTCCGCGCGCTGGCGAACTACCGCAAGCTGGCCCGCGAATGGCCGCGGCTGCGCGAGGTCTACCGTGCGGCGCTGCCGGAGCTGACCAGCCCGGAGTCCTGGAAACAGGCCTTCGACAAGAAGTGA
- a CDS encoding glycosyltransferase 87 family protein, producing MTRVRDGRYLLVTAIILEVLAIWFVHWIDTRGYMDTEIYRLGARAWLNGYEVYGGDLTPESPDSGTLPFIYPPFAAILFVPLWWLSEDGAVVAVAVISHLSILVTAYSLARSSTYLAPRAGLVAVATAALLPVMTIIEPMRDTLNYGQINLLLMALVAADCLLPRTRWPRGLLVGIAAAIKLTPLGFLLLFLLRKDFRAMSISAVTFAATVLLGLLAAPNDSADWWLDKMWSTGEDTGAVYAGNQTLRSLLAKQELTGATLNSLWIAGSVLLLVLAVLGMRYALRTRNVPLALMINAVLVLVISPISWSHHWVWAGPALALMCAMAWWHRWYGVLMYAGLCTLTVLIAPHWYLPYTDDRELDWSFSQQVVGNSYPLLGIGFLIACAVAYALHRPRRSAEPSTEQVPAGV from the coding sequence GTGACTCGGGTCCGCGACGGCCGGTACCTGCTGGTCACGGCGATCATCCTGGAAGTGCTGGCGATCTGGTTCGTCCACTGGATCGACACTCGTGGCTATATGGACACCGAGATTTACCGGCTCGGTGCCCGAGCGTGGCTGAACGGTTACGAGGTCTACGGCGGAGACCTCACTCCGGAATCGCCGGACAGCGGCACCCTCCCGTTCATCTACCCGCCATTCGCCGCAATCCTGTTCGTCCCGCTCTGGTGGTTATCCGAGGACGGCGCGGTGGTCGCCGTCGCGGTGATCTCACATCTGTCGATCCTGGTTACCGCGTATTCGCTGGCCCGTTCCTCGACATATCTGGCACCTCGCGCGGGACTGGTGGCGGTGGCCACCGCGGCCCTGCTGCCGGTCATGACGATCATCGAGCCGATGCGGGACACGCTGAACTACGGCCAGATCAACCTGCTGCTGATGGCGCTGGTCGCCGCCGACTGCCTGCTGCCGCGCACCCGGTGGCCGCGCGGGCTGCTGGTGGGCATCGCCGCCGCCATCAAGCTCACCCCGCTCGGGTTCCTGCTGCTGTTCCTGCTGCGCAAGGACTTCCGGGCGATGTCCATCTCGGCCGTCACGTTCGCCGCGACGGTGCTGCTGGGGCTGCTGGCGGCGCCGAACGACTCCGCGGACTGGTGGCTGGACAAGATGTGGTCCACCGGCGAGGACACCGGCGCGGTGTACGCCGGGAACCAGACGCTGCGCAGCCTGCTGGCCAAGCAGGAGCTGACCGGCGCGACGCTGAACTCGCTGTGGATCGCGGGCTCGGTGCTGCTGCTGGTGCTGGCGGTGCTGGGGATGCGCTACGCGCTGCGGACCCGGAACGTGCCGCTGGCGCTGATGATCAACGCGGTGCTGGTGCTGGTGATCTCGCCGATCTCCTGGTCGCACCACTGGGTGTGGGCCGGTCCCGCGCTGGCGCTGATGTGCGCGATGGCCTGGTGGCACCGCTGGTACGGCGTGCTGATGTACGCGGGGCTGTGCACGCTCACCGTGCTCATCGCGCCGCACTGGTACCTGCCGTACACCGACGACCGGGAGCTGGACTGGTCCTTCTCGCAGCAGGTCGTGGGCAACTCCTACCCGCTGCTCGGGATCGGATTCCTCATCGCCTGCGCCGTCGCTTACGCGCTCCACCGGCCGCGGCGCTCCGCCGAACCGAGCACCGAACAGGTGCCCGCCGGGGTGTAG